One genomic segment of Flavobacteriales bacterium includes these proteins:
- a CDS encoding UDP-N-acetylmuramoyl-L-alanine--D-glutamate ligase: MRIAILGAGESGVGAAILGKQKGLYVFVSDRGEIREEYKNVLSKFEIEWEEKQHSEEEILHSDEIIKSPGIPETAEIIKKIRSKGIRIISELEF; encoded by the coding sequence ATGAGGATAGCAATTTTAGGTGCAGGCGAAAGCGGAGTTGGAGCAGCTATTCTCGGAAAACAGAAAGGGTTGTATGTATTTGTATCCGACAGAGGGGAGATAAGAGAAGAGTATAAGAACGTTCTTTCAAAGTTTGAAATTGAATGGGAAGAGAAGCAGCATTCTGAAGAAGAAATATTGCACTCGGACGAAATAATAAAAAGTCCGGGGATTCCAGAAACGGCCGAAATCATTAAAAAGATTAGGTCTAAGGGAATCAGAATTATTTCTGAATTAGAATTT